The genomic segment tttcataacaaACAAACTGTAGTATTCTGGATTTTTGGGGGAAGTTGTCAGGACACTCCAGAACACAAGACACGATACGACGAGAGTTGTAGGTTGTGAGCGGAATTTAATTTCCCACTTGAGCACAACAGTTGTTCAGTATAtaacaaattggaaataaagcaTTTACATGTCAAGACAGAATATATACTCTTAATATTACGAGTACACTTTTCGATCACTGAGCAGGTCACTAcaatgtgtatattttttttaaaactgatCTGCAATCATATGATTAGATATCAGTCTGCGCTCGATAATATGCGAaaagtaataatatttataacaaGTTATTAATACAACTATCGATAATTAAATAGTCACAAATATCATAGATATTATATGTTTCTAAGCTTAAATCGACCTCTTTTGCAatactttctttcattgtaaaatatatgaattcacaatttatatagcAAACTTTGGAAACATTCTTCCAAATATATCAATCTTTTATATATGTCAATAAATTCAAACTTTCGTAATCGATCACAAAACACCgttaatatacaaaacatatttagcCCATCTCACAATTGTGCAGTCATGGCAGTTGAAAGCGATAATATTTTGATAGAAATTGCAAATAATTGGATGAGgtgtttcaaattataaattgtatttgaccaacaaacgtagagggcagcaacacacggttTCTACGTTCGTTGCATCTGACCATAGAGATATTTATAGagatatatatctctatgaAATACGTATATACTAATAATATATCTCTATGAATCTGACCGACTAGACGTCTAGTATGGTGACACATAAATATACGAAATTGGTAATCGACTCGTTGTACGAACGACTGCCAGTTTAATTGCCTCAGTAATGTTGTGTGAGGAGTATAAAGTCCGCAGTCAAAACCAAACGTGCATACATCTGTTTTGCAGACGTTGTAATTTAGAAGTCAAAACATTGGTAAGATTTTCCCCATAATACCCAAACCATAATCAATATGCGGCAATATAAGACCATTGTTAAGCATGATCAAAACCTTTCTGGGTAGATATTGTTTGATTTGTCGTAGAAATCCAATGGTCCTAGAAATTTCATTGCATGTTTTATCAATGTGTATGTGTTGCTTGATATTCCCACTGTGTtcaataaacatgtattttttaaaagttccAAGGGCGGATCCAGAGGCTGCCCCTTTAAAAGTTGaggaaaattataatttgaggagccccccccccccccccccccaccacgaCGCCCCACATAATAATAGAAACGAGTTTTAATatgataaaaagagagaaaaaattcatgataaaaacagaaaaaaagaaaatggagcatgacatcatcaaccatCTATTACATTACTCATGAcagcaaaaataaaattattgccaaaatttaaaattgaataatttcacTTTCTTTGTTAGATTCTCGTTAgcattttgctcattgaatTATATTCTCTttagatattaatattgttttcaGCCTGAAGTGTCCCTTTCATAATGCGGAGTCactaaataaaatcaatgagAAAGGAGggctttaatctgttttaattcgTTTGACCTaacttaaataatttttttcgcatatatttttttattattctgctCTAGATATCACAACgatttttcagtataaaaattGGCAGATTAAAACAGATTCATCACAATCCACATATTTGATGATGAATTATGTTACCTCTGCAGGAATATGTTGATGTCTAGCTTGTCAGTTGATGGACATCAGAGAAGTTATGGAGCCTTGAAATCAGATGATACAAATAAGGAGAGTCCAATAAATCCTCAGAGACAGGTCATACTCGAAGGAGCTAAATTACGTCTCATTTTCGCTCTCTCGCTTTGTACGCTCATAGTGATCGCAGAAATAGTAGGTAAGGACCATTTTATATTTAACTGAATTCAATACGAAGCAAATCAGCAGTACAATGTGTAATATGCCGAGGTTAAAGTTTTATCcccatttagcatgtttagccAGAGTGATCCGAAATATCTCTGTCTGAAAGTCCTTTATTCCCTTCATACGGAGAGAGTTGGGGTGGAGTATACAATGTCTCATCTTGTGTATAAATGATAAATCTGAAATCATCTCAGAAATGCCTCAAGTAAAGGAGAAAAATCTGGTATGGGCTTTTCTTACATTTACATTAATATCATAGCGCCCTCTCtcattacttctactactagtacttgCTACAGAAGTCTACTATGTCTATGAATGTAAGAATGGCCCAAGTCCACATGATTCTAAAAACGACCCAAGTCCACCAGACAAAAGGCCCCGCCCACAAGTAACGTGAACATTAATGTTCATAAAGATGtacacacacttaaaatgttgggtaatgtatgttggtaaaaaatatatatgtatactctGGGCAATTATTGTCCAataattgagcaaatttattacccagttattagtttttattacccaatttggatagattttaaccaatagttgtgtggacagtatgttgcccagtgatggttaaaaattttgccttttttgcccaacctttttaagagtgcacttaaatttgttttatgatgTTCTCTGATGTCCTTTTGGCCAAATATACTTTAATTGCCCAAATTtaagaaatatcaatttttttattttctcaaaatgACCTCTTATGGACTTGAGGCTTTTTATATTCAATTAATGATTGACAGTTATACTCAATTAAtgattaataattatatttgctTATTTAGTGCTACAACTCTATGTAGTACCCAGTAGCTGTTGGATGTTCATTACCAATGTGggtgttctttcttttttcctcttgtttctctctttgtttgtttctttctttctctttctttttcccctttctttctttctttctttcctttctttttttatttctttctgtctgtctttctttcctttctttctttctttctttctttctttctctctctctctccaggAAGTATTTTATCTGGAAGTTTAGCTATCCTGGCTGATGCAGGTCACCTTATCACCGATATAGTCACTTACATCATTAGTCTAACTTCTATCTGGCTTGCACAGAAACCTCCATCCAAAACCTACACCTATGGCTTGTTACGTGCTGGTCAGATATATTCCATGATTATTCATCCATTTcaagtatatatattttgataaaagaaaatctgCTGAACAGAAAAAGGGTTATTGTTGCCCAAGATGACTGGTCAAGGTCCGCCAACCTTAATGTTGCAGTGTGTAATATATTTGGAGAAATTGTAAACGTGAGGTAAATGCATGCTGATGCAGGCCTATATAGGAATCAATGGCCTGATCTTCTCTATATAGTCGTCTGTTTCCAAATCAATTGAACTAATATACCCGATTCTTTTTTTAACCATCGTTACTAAGATTTAATTACCTTTTTGTCTACTTGGATTAAAACAAATACTGTATTAAAATCATCCATACCCGTTACCATTTGAGCAAAAATAAGCTAAGAGCTAAATGTTACTCTCATCATTCGAATTCATAAAAGGCTATATTTATGCAATAATAGTGAAATAGCATGAAAATAGCAAACTCAGGGTTTGTAAAATGTCAGGCAGCATGTTCTCAggaatatccaattagaaaatTAATATGTTTGTTTATACTTGCTACACGATAGTAATTTTCACTGTATTTCTTTCAAGGTTAACTCAAATATGCTTGATTTTATATTTCACCGTAAAATTTGGCCTTCCTTAAAAATGCAATGTAAGTAGCAATGATATTTTCACGGATTCCCCGTAAAAATACGGTAATTTAATATACAATGAAAATCGTATATTATTGATATGATTATGCATTCTTATAGGTAAAGAGGCACTCATTAATTAACATTTGACATAAattcttgtttattttgtatagaGGTTGTTGGAGCTCTATTTTCGATCATCCTGTCAATCTGTCTTGCTATAGTCCTCTCATATTTTGCTACCATGAGGATTGTCAATCGCGACTTCGACATCGATGGCGAGGTTATGCTCATTATCAGCGTCGTCAACTTCATGGGGAATATCATGTAAGAAAAAGGGTTTTTACCCCATgttataatttgatatttgatttcGTATCATGCATGCCAACGGGTTTTaggtaaacaaaatgaataaacagattaaattgaaaaaaaaaacgcaaaagattttaaaaataaaaaagaaacaggATATTAAAAAAGGGACGAATGGAGCTTTGAGGGGTGTTGcaaaaatatttgcgatcaatcgcaaatttctGCTGCTAATCTACAAGTGATAGATCAATTATAACtaaaccaaattgatttttaccaATAGATGCAAGAAGCAGACTAGCAATCAAGAGTggatttgcaattaattgtcaCACTTGTGACTGATTTTTGGCCTAAATTTTACTTCCAATTGATTGCAACTTTCTTGCAATGCCCTATTAGTTTGCTTTGAAGTTTGTTTTGAAGGAGATAGCTTGGTGTCAGTAAATCAATTCAgcagtcgcccccccccccaacttcaattatatatatatttttttttttccctcgATAACCGCAAAAACTTCGGCAataattacaaatgtataatcatatagtcataaaattttgtgaGTTGGCGACGGAGCATGATTGCTGTAAATACCTGCTATTGTGTTTTCTAATTATATTTTGTCagctcttttgaaaaaaaatatatcattgattAACACTACCAGTGTATCTGTTCATCATCATAGCCAGATATTTCAACTCCAATTCGGGTTTTGCTGTTGTACTAATCAATGTGGCGGTGCTGATGAGAGCTTGCTCCCCAGTGGTCATGGGCACAGTCATGGCTCACTACTCGGTGGTTCAGATGATAAAAGTGAGGGTGATATTACCAATCATATGAATGTACGAGCTGCATGTCTTCATATAATTGGAGACTCAATCTTTGGTTTTGGACTTTTTGTCGGGGCTTTAATCATCTTCTTCAAGGCAAGTACTATTTTAAAATCACTTCTTATTATAACAGTTTTATAAATGTAGTATATAGTGTTGGGCAATCATCGCATTAAAAACTTATACTTGAATGAAATCTGGGGGAAATATTTCGTTTGCaaagaaaatctaaaataattattcattatttgcGGATCTTAGTTATAGGTTAACCCACCCCCCCCTCATCTTTTGCTCCCTAAAAGGGGGGTCAAACCCCAACATCATGCAGCTTCATTGCTCCCTTCCCTTCTTAACCAAAAAactagatccgcccctgttcATGTGATATCGTATTCATCTCTCAACCACGTGCCATAAACATTGTCATTTTTATATTCTCAACATATTAAGTTTAACCTGCAATTTGTTTCTCTGTATACAGAGGGgtagtgaaagtttgaaaaattttgttcttattagaATTATCTCTTTATATAGCCGGAGTATAAAATCATTGACCCGATCCTCACTATCATCTTTGGTATACTCGTACTTCTCACTCTCTTCAATCTCTTCAGGGAAAGCATCCATATCCTCATGGCAGGTATATACAGCGAAGTTATTGGCGTgtcggcgggggggggggggggtagacgcctttcatgaatttcagtattgtttaataattaTACTGTATGTATTTGTATAAGAATCTAGAAAAGGTGTGAGCTCGAAAACCCATCCGATTGTCCACGTTTCATAACATTCAATTCATATTAATTTCGTGAAGGCCCGGTAACATTTATTCTAGATTAAAACAAATCAAGCAGATTGAGTCAGAATTaagatattttcaaagttttggcAACATTAGAATGATTAGGAAGGGTATTCAAAATTCATACCTGACTCACAAATTGGacttaatattattttgaatgtcTCTAAATCTAAATGTATTCGCAGTATGCACTTTGAATAGACAGTAAAGAAACAATAATTCCGGCCGGATTGCGGCTCATCTGTGTGACTAAACTTTTAAACTATTTCCAGATTTCAGGAGCAATATTTTACTAACATTTAGGAattttggacattttttaaaatttggatTAAGGGATTATAAGAGGAAAGCAAacttcacactgcactttttgtcctaaattggtggggctaagggggagggtcttagccccaccaatttcccggggttaagcttagcccacttcgttttcacactacgttttagcaaagtgggctagcacggtaaatagtacggtactatctggccctgcaaaaaagcaggatTAGCCGGCATATTGcagtgctagcaccacaattgcggtgctaagtgATGCAGTGTGAATCGAAACCGGGCTAATAAGAAAAGTGGGGCTATtaaagcattagccaatcacagaagtcgaaattgcacgttaatcgcgctctgtatggtaaaatcatcaatattaatgaactgtgtgattgcccggggttaaggcgttaaccccggctaagcaaatagtagggggttaagaaagacagtgtgaatcgaaaaaaagatagtatggggttaaggatagtccggggttaaggaaatgcaatgtgaaaagcatactgCTCCAATAACATTCACTTGATCATGGCTGTTGTGTAacgttatttcattttaattatgtttttataATATTCCAATGACTAGGTAAACCTGGAAGTTTAGATTATGATGAGGTTAAACGaagattgattgaaataaacgGAGTTGAGGGTGTACACTCGCTTAGAATATGGTCTCTGACTTCAGATGTTCATCTTATATGCGCTCATCTTGTTTTATGTGAGTATGTAATAACAGGTTTAGACTCATATACTTTCAATCTTTATCATTGTTTCTGTTTTACTTAATTAGTACGACTATTTTGAATGGTCTTAAAGTATCAAATCCCAGTGTATTTTATATAAAAGATATGTTCCGTCTCCACAACACGAGGCCTACAGCTtcattattttatctatttaattATCTTATCCTGTCACAAGAAATATATCGCATTCCTGCGAACTTCATGGGCCGCGGAATGACTCTGAAAGAGGTATAGGGGGCAGATCCAAATCACAAtctgatggtaatttttacgtatTGTCCATATTTATTGGGGGAAAATTGGAGATGATCTGAAGCACCCCCactcccagcccccccccccccccccccgtcgtagccccgtgccgccgggctagctgcatgcacgttccatagggatgcatacgcactcatacgcaggcgacccgtttcaaggacccccgttttcacaagcattttattttgtagttccgaagcccgttccgaggaccctccttttttacaataagcccgctccaaggcccccgttttttgtctcgcccgcggcacatacctactactttttcggtcgagtgcccccccccccccgggcccatGCATGGCCTGAATGAAgaatacatttttgttttgttctgtttATCGTATATCCAGCACGGTTCTATGACGGGCGACCTGTAGATGTTCTCGTTGTACTACAAGAAGCTCGTCAAATCCTTGAGACTCACTTCCGAGTGGTTCATTCCACTATTCAAATAGAAACAGGTGTGGAAGAAGGCGTGCAATTTGTGTGTGCTAGAACTACTGGATGAAAACAACAATCAGCGAATGTCAAATATCCACGATTTATTCAGTAAATTGGGAATAAAtgtaaagtattttataattaaGCAAAATGTTGAACACATacaggattattattattatcattattattattattattattatcattattattattatcattagtagtagtaatagtagtagtagtagtagtagtaggatgATGAGGAGACTGCGtcctacaagctccgctttttggCAGTCTCCTCCATTCCCAATCTgtttaatgataattttttgtaCACAGAAATTTGCTATATGATTTCttgttttaatttgtatatcaaaatgtaACAAACAAATTAGGAATGTTGAACAttgaaataaacgaaatgaaatgaagaaatttgaaaaaggaTGATCCGCAATAAGAAAACGTTCTTTCAGCAAGGCGCGAATACATCCAATGAGCATTGTTCAACGACTACCCCATCTACGGCTGTAGAACTTTTTTGGGTCCAAATCGGCAATCCAAATCAATTCTGTACTTTAGCCAAAACTATGCATTCGATGATCaaaatacactctaaattccaaggacgTAGAAGAAATCCATATCAGCTGCGAATATAAAGATTTAGATATAAAGCTAatagatttgaatttgattttttttaatctaaaagtTAATCCAAAGTGAATCGAATGTTTGGccggtcactattcacagccgatctggattcaTCTTAAATCCTTCAAATTTAGAGTTTTGCCTGGCCTGAAGgttgaataattcatttttacaacatgttgtaaaaaatgaattattcaacCTTCAGTCTAAAATGGATCAACATTAATAATATTATGCGATAATTTCATTATGTATTTGTAAAGAACTTGATTATGATGTGATAACAAGAATTACCAATGACTATCTGGTTgtactttgcaaattttgatatcttgcccccccccccccgatggattttttttaatttttatgtatatttacTGTGAATCACGTTTTTGACAAGTTTACTATGTATTAGAGTGCATTTCGTTAACGGATCTTCACATTAATCTTGTCCATTCTTAGTTCGTGTCAGGTAGCCTATAGATCTGGATTGATGGTTAAATTGATTTCGTCAACACATCATGTCTCATAGATGattctaggacatctaccccctggacatccaccccccggacatctaccacccggacatccaccccccggacatccacccccttaggacatctaccccctaggacaagtaccccctaggacatctaccccccggacatctaccccccggacatttaccccccccccccagacaggcTACCCCCGGGCATCTACTCACGGATATTTTGGATacgggggggtaaatgtccggggggtagatgtccggggggtagatgtccggggggtagatgtccggagggtagatgtccggggggtagatgtccgggggtagatgtccggggggtagatgtccggggggtggatgtccggggggtggatgtccggggggtggatgtccggggggtggatgtccgggtggtggatgtccggggggtaaatgtccggggggtagatgtcctagggggtacttgtcctagggggtagatgtcctaagggggtggatgtccggggggtggatgtccgggtggtggatgtccggggggtggatgtccagggggtagatgtccggataCGCTCATAGATCGATGTTATATGACTGAAATGAAGACCGTTATTACCAACAGCTCTCAGGATCATCCGGTTAGCATGGTTAGGGTCTATTTAATACACGATATATGCTATATCTCTATGGTACGAGGAGAAAAACAAACGTtatctgttctttaaaaaatggtctTTATATAAGTGTTATTTGTGATGTATATACCCACATTCATATAAATAAGTTTTATTTGATGTCATTTAATATCGTTTGTATTTCAGATGTTGCCTTTGTATGGTTTGTATATTGTAGGATCCGACCTGTATAAAGGTTATATTAACTGTTTGATCCACCCATACATATCATAATTTCATGATTTCTGTTCCTGTTTTTGCCTCTTAAACTAAGGAAAGTTCACACAAATATATAAGTTTGTTTTAACAAAGGCGGAAAAGTTCGTTGtgaaaattttaagtttttattcGGTGACGTCACAGACTAGCAGCTCCTCCATATTTCTTCAAAACAActgtcattttctaaaaaagatTCTATCCGTGCGGTTAATATATCATCATACACACATTTCCATACTCACTTCTTTTAGTTctctaagaaaaataaacatacatgtattcatcattttctattacaaaattttgaaattttggaatTTATATTATGATAATGCAATGGGGaggctgcttgcatatgactaTGACTCACAgatttaaaacattaaaaatttgttttttgtaaCAGTTATTCTTTGATGGcttttcttcaaaccttcaccaatatattttctattttttgtgtgtttataTAACTTATCGTCAGGTTTAACTTCCATTTCAGGTGCAAATATTTTAAAACTTATGCTATCTTTTGTATTTGTACTtttaatacaaatgaaaatacacacaTTTGATTATTGACAGTAACACCAAAACACAACATGTCCATagtgttatttgtttgttttttattttagttttgaTTCAATTGATTCTAACAACCTCATCACTCTCTTCTCTTTCGATTAAACAATTCAAAACTtcaatgccataacttttttttccaaatttgacgacaatttttgtctttcatcGTTTTCAGCCTGGTT from the Lytechinus pictus isolate F3 Inbred chromosome 1, Lp3.0, whole genome shotgun sequence genome contains:
- the LOC129255950 gene encoding proton-coupled zinc antiporter SLC30A2-like, giving the protein MAETNENGNMLMSSLSVDGHQRSYGALKSDDTNKESPINPQRQVILEGAKLRLIFALSLCTLIVIAEIVGSILSGSLAILADAGHLITDIVTYIISLTSIWLAQKPPSKTYTYGLLRAEVVGALFSIILSICLAIVLSYFATMRIVNRDFDIDGEVMLIISVVNFMGNIIQIFQLQFGFCCCTNQCGGADESLLPSGHGHSHGSLLGGSDDKSEGDITNHMNVRAACLHIIGDSIFGFGLFVGALIIFFKPEYKIIDPILTIIFGILVLLTLFNLFRESIHILMAGKPGSLDYDEVKRRLIEINGVEGVHSLRIWSLTSDVHLICAHLVLSRFYDGRPVDVLVVLQEARQILETHFRVVHSTIQIETGVEEGVQFVCARTTG